The Desmonostoc muscorum LEGE 12446 genome includes a region encoding these proteins:
- a CDS encoding Uma2 family endonuclease, with product MIASPQQNYLTPEEYLQLEEQNPVKHEYIDGYIYAMAGALDPHVTIALNLASLLRNHVRGSGCRVYIADMKARIESLNRFYYPDVMVTCDGRDQETPAYKRFPCLIIEVLSNSTEAFDRGDKFADYQTLESLQEYVLINTKRQRVECFRRNDEGLWVLQSYTAEDKSFRLNSVDFQETMAALYEDVVFE from the coding sequence ATGATAGCCTCCCCCCAACAAAACTACCTTACCCCTGAAGAGTACCTCCAACTAGAGGAACAAAACCCTGTCAAACATGAATACATCGACGGCTACATCTATGCAATGGCTGGGGCGCTTGACCCACATGTTACCATTGCTCTTAACCTTGCATCTCTCCTCCGTAATCATGTACGCGGTTCTGGTTGTCGTGTTTACATCGCCGACATGAAAGCCCGAATTGAATCTCTGAATCGCTTTTATTATCCTGATGTCATGGTTACTTGCGATGGACGAGACCAAGAAACACCAGCTTATAAAAGATTTCCTTGTTTAATTATCGAAGTTTTATCTAATTCTACCGAAGCCTTTGACCGGGGAGACAAGTTCGCTGATTATCAAACACTCGAAAGTCTGCAAGAGTATGTTTTAATTAATACAAAACGTCAGCGAGTCGAGTGTTTTCGCCGCAACGATGAGGGACTGTGGGTTTTGCAATCCTACACAGCAGAAGATAAATCATTTCGACTCAACAGCGTGGATTTTCAGGAAACAATGGCAGCACTTTACGAAGATGTCGTTTTTGAATAA
- a CDS encoding AbrB/MazE/SpoVT family DNA-binding domain-containing protein → MASATITTKGQVTIPKEIRDYLNLDTGSKVDFVIDENGTVKLIPLNVPIQSLSGILHRPGMKSATLEEMEAAIQEGSSD, encoded by the coding sequence ATGGCTAGTGCGACCATCACCACCAAAGGACAAGTAACTATTCCTAAAGAAATTAGGGATTATCTTAACCTTGATACAGGTAGTAAGGTTGATTTTGTCATTGATGAAAATGGAACAGTCAAACTAATTCCCCTGAATGTCCCTATCCAAAGTTTATCGGGAATTTTACACCGTCCGGGGATGAAAAGCGCAACTTTAGAAGAAATGGAAGCGGCAATTCAAGAAGGCTCAAGTGATTAG
- a CDS encoding type II toxin-antitoxin system HicB family antitoxin yields the protein MLITYTARYTKTDSGYMGQLIEWQEVITEGETIEECRAMLQDATKEMILAYRQQNKEIPTGGSLLEQIPIEV from the coding sequence ATGTTAATTACATACACTGCAAGATATACAAAAACTGATAGCGGATATATGGGACAACTCATTGAATGGCAAGAAGTTATCACTGAGGGAGAAACAATAGAAGAATGCAGGGCTATGTTACAAGACGCAACCAAAGAAATGATTCTTGCCTATCGTCAACAAAATAAGGAAATTCCCACAGGTGGTTCTTTGCTAGAACAAATTCCTATAGAGGTTTGA
- a CDS encoding type II toxin-antitoxin system HicB family antitoxin: MAQAIYDKLEDGTFTGRIPVCKGVIAFASTLRGCEDELRSTLEDWILLGLKLGQALAVIEH; the protein is encoded by the coding sequence ATCGCCCAGGCAATTTATGACAAGTTAGAAGATGGTACATTTACAGGTAGAATTCCTGTTTGCAAAGGAGTGATAGCTTTTGCATCGACTTTGCGCGGGTGTGAAGATGAATTACGCTCAACCCTGGAAGACTGGATTTTACTTGGGTTAAAGCTGGGACAAGCTCTAGCAGTAATTGAGCATTGA
- a CDS encoding tetratricopeptide repeat protein: MPLSGVVEFVGREEELQNLHQLLQDYKQVAIAAIAGMGGVGKTELALQYAIQRRETYNGGLCWLLPKTGDIGIQVVQFARTQLDLNPPEDLTEDFNQKLLAQVQYCWRRWRGGDVLLVLDDVSDYEEVKPYLQSLPSRFKVLMTTRQKLGRIAQLSLDVLQPEEALELFKSLLKETPGRIEKELAVANHLCEWLGYLPLGVELVGRYLARKQDLSVAEMLRRLENKRLDERSLSKSKSEADMTAQRGVLAAFELSWQELEDDDKQLGCLLSLFAAAPIPWKLVEQCLPDEDAQDLEDIRDDSLLNLHLLQRKGEGVYQLHPLLREFFQYQCTGLEQVEEFKRSLCRVMVAVAKEIPYTPTLKQITDATPAIPHIAEVANNLIQYLSDDDLTLPFIGNAWFYSGQGLYGQAVPWCEQCLEVTKKRLGEEHLHVATSLHNLGGLYFSQGRCNEVESLYLQALAIRRRLLGEENLDVAQSLNNLALFYSFQGRSNEVESLYLQALAIRRRLLGEENLDVAQTLNNLALFYSFKDRHNKAEPLYQQALAIRRRLLGEENLDVAQSLNNLALCYKSQKKYSDAEPLYEKALALQQCLLGDEHHTVATTINNLAGLYESQNKYSEAESWYKQALEIQRCRLGEEHPNVALILNNLAAFYNSQGKYSKAEDLLKQALDIYERCLGVNHLRTVTCREDLAYIRDRLSQNPE; this comes from the coding sequence TTGCCCCTGAGTGGGGTGGTGGAATTTGTCGGGCGTGAAGAAGAATTGCAAAATCTCCACCAACTTTTGCAGGATTATAAACAAGTAGCCATTGCTGCGATCGCCGGCATGGGTGGAGTAGGTAAAACAGAACTCGCTTTGCAATATGCCATCCAACGCCGCGAAACATACAACGGTGGGCTTTGCTGGTTGCTACCAAAAACTGGGGATATAGGCATTCAAGTTGTGCAGTTTGCCAGAACGCAGCTTGACTTAAACCCGCCAGAGGATTTAACAGAAGATTTTAACCAAAAATTACTCGCCCAAGTGCAATATTGCTGGCGGCGTTGGCGTGGTGGTGATGTGTTGCTAGTGTTGGATGATGTCAGCGACTACGAGGAAGTTAAGCCTTACTTACAGTCCCTACCTTCTCGGTTTAAAGTGCTGATGACTACGCGCCAGAAGTTGGGACGCATCGCACAGTTATCTTTGGATGTGCTGCAACCAGAGGAGGCGCTGGAGTTATTCAAGTCTTTACTCAAAGAAACACCAGGGCGAATTGAAAAAGAATTAGCTGTAGCAAATCATTTGTGTGAGTGGCTAGGATATTTACCTTTGGGTGTGGAATTAGTGGGGCGCTATCTGGCACGGAAACAGGATTTATCTGTAGCTGAGATGTTGCGGCGGTTGGAGAACAAGCGATTAGATGAGCGTTCTCTTTCTAAATCTAAGTCGGAAGCCGACATGACAGCACAACGAGGTGTGTTAGCCGCCTTTGAGTTGAGTTGGCAAGAATTAGAAGACGACGATAAACAATTGGGTTGTTTATTGAGTTTATTTGCAGCCGCACCTATACCTTGGAAGTTGGTGGAACAATGTTTACCAGATGAAGATGCCCAAGATTTAGAAGACATTAGAGACGATAGCTTGCTGAATTTGCATTTACTCCAGCGCAAAGGTGAGGGAGTTTATCAACTGCATCCACTGTTGCGGGAATTTTTCCAATATCAGTGTACAGGTTTAGAACAGGTAGAAGAATTTAAGCGATCGCTTTGTCGGGTAATGGTAGCAGTTGCAAAAGAGATCCCTTACACCCCTACGCTTAAGCAAATTACCGATGCCACCCCCGCTATACCTCATATAGCTGAAGTAGCGAACAATCTCATTCAATACCTCAGCGATGATGATTTAACTCTGCCTTTCATCGGTAACGCTTGGTTTTATAGTGGTCAAGGATTATATGGACAGGCTGTTCCTTGGTGTGAGCAGTGTCTAGAAGTTACTAAAAAGCGCCTGGGCGAAGAGCATCTTCATGTTGCCACCAGCCTCCACAACTTGGGGGGACTCTACTTTTCTCAAGGTCGATGCAATGAAGTGGAATCTTTATATCTCCAAGCTTTAGCAATAAGGCGACGTCTGCTGGGAGAAGAAAATCTTGATGTTGCCCAAAGTCTTAACAACCTAGCATTATTTTACTCTTTTCAAGGTCGATCCAATGAAGTGGAATCTTTATATCTCCAAGCTTTAGCAATAAGGCGACGTCTGCTGGGAGAAGAAAATCTTGATGTTGCTCAAACTCTTAACAACCTAGCATTATTTTACTCTTTTAAAGATCGACATAACAAAGCCGAACCTTTATACCAGCAAGCTTTAGCAATAAGGCGACGTCTGCTGGGAGAAGAAAATCTTGATGTTGCTCAAAGTCTCAATAACTTGGCGTTATGCTACAAATCCCAAAAAAAATACAGTGACGCTGAACCTCTGTATGAGAAAGCTTTGGCACTACAACAATGCCTGCTGGGTGATGAACATCATACTGTTGCTACTACCATCAATAACTTGGCCGGACTCTACGAATCCCAGAATAAATACAGCGAAGCCGAATCCTGGTATAAACAAGCTTTAGAAATACAGCGATGCCGACTGGGTGAGGAACATCCTAATGTTGCACTCATTCTTAACAATCTGGCGGCATTTTATAACTCCCAAGGCAAATACAGCAAAGCTGAAGACCTGTTAAAGCAAGCTTTGGATATTTATGAGCGATGTCTAGGAGTTAATCATCTCCGTACTGTTACTTGTCGTGAAGATTTAGCATATATTCGCGATCGCCTTTCCCAAAATCCAGAATAA
- a CDS encoding group II intron reverse transcriptase/maturase, translating into MIRHSRHTSESWKALPWKKFRRNLFRLQKRVFKAVQVGDKRKARFLQKLIFKSTSARFLAIRLVSQLNAGKKTAGIDGKKSLSFEERFNLEELLKMNSGNWKHQGLREIPIPKKDGTTRMLKIPTIADRAWQCLAKYALEPAHEATFHARSYGFRTGRSAHDAQRYIYNNLRSSCNGTEKRVIELDIEKCFDRINHSAIMDELIAPKGLKLGIYRCLKAGVNPEFPEQGTPQGGVVSPLLANIALNGVESIHRYRANGQINEPSIRYADDMVIILRPEDNAIEILEKISEFLRKRGMNVSQKKTKVTAATDGFDFLGWHFKVQKNGKFRSIPSVDNFKAFRKKVKHIVNNSNYGATTKAEKLAPVVRGWRNYHKFCKMDGSRNSLYHIKKRAYTVFNKEAKKNRYASKKLLDKAFPAVSYSESSHVMVKGTKSPYDGDTAYWSERKSKLYDGETSFALKKQNHRCASCGLKFIDEERIHLHHIDENHANWKKNNLEAIHESCHDYKHMSKSES; encoded by the coding sequence ATGATTAGACACAGTAGACATACTAGTGAATCTTGGAAAGCCTTACCGTGGAAGAAATTCCGCCGAAATCTTTTCCGCCTTCAAAAGCGCGTATTTAAAGCGGTTCAAGTTGGAGACAAACGGAAAGCTAGGTTTCTCCAAAAGCTTATTTTTAAATCCACCTCGGCTCGATTTCTTGCAATTAGACTTGTATCTCAGCTAAACGCTGGTAAAAAAACGGCGGGTATTGATGGTAAGAAATCCCTGTCATTTGAGGAACGCTTCAACCTTGAAGAATTACTGAAAATGAATAGTGGAAATTGGAAGCATCAAGGACTAAGGGAAATCCCCATCCCCAAAAAGGACGGGACTACCAGAATGCTTAAAATACCAACCATAGCGGATAGAGCTTGGCAATGCCTTGCAAAATATGCACTAGAACCAGCACACGAAGCCACTTTCCACGCCAGGAGCTACGGGTTCAGAACAGGGCGCTCTGCTCACGATGCACAACGGTACATCTACAATAACCTACGCTCTTCCTGCAATGGAACAGAGAAACGAGTTATAGAACTCGATATCGAAAAATGCTTCGATAGGATTAACCACTCAGCAATAATGGACGAACTCATCGCCCCCAAAGGCTTAAAACTCGGAATATACCGATGCCTCAAGGCAGGAGTAAACCCAGAATTCCCCGAACAGGGTACACCTCAAGGGGGAGTAGTCAGCCCACTATTAGCAAACATCGCACTCAACGGGGTTGAAAGTATCCACAGATACAGAGCCAACGGGCAAATCAACGAGCCATCAATCCGATACGCGGATGACATGGTTATTATACTCCGACCCGAAGATAATGCGATAGAGATACTTGAGAAAATCAGCGAGTTCCTCCGCAAACGCGGAATGAATGTAAGCCAAAAGAAAACCAAAGTTACCGCCGCGACAGATGGGTTTGATTTCCTCGGCTGGCACTTTAAAGTCCAGAAAAACGGAAAGTTTAGAAGCATTCCCTCAGTGGACAACTTCAAAGCATTCCGTAAGAAAGTAAAACACATCGTCAACAACTCGAATTATGGTGCTACCACAAAGGCTGAGAAATTAGCCCCGGTAGTAAGAGGTTGGAGAAATTACCATAAGTTCTGCAAGATGGACGGGTCTAGAAACTCGTTATACCACATCAAAAAAAGAGCTTATACGGTATTCAACAAGGAAGCCAAGAAAAATCGCTACGCTAGCAAGAAATTACTAGACAAAGCATTCCCAGCAGTTTCCTACTCCGAAAGTAGCCACGTCATGGTTAAAGGAACAAAATCCCCCTATGACGGAGATACAGCCTACTGGAGCGAACGCAAAAGTAAGCTCTATGACGGCGAAACTTCTTTTGCTCTTAAGAAGCAAAACCATAGATGTGCCTCTTGCGGCTTAAAGTTCATCGATGAGGAACGGATTCATCTGCATCACATCGACGAAAATCACGCCAACTGGAAGAAAAATAATCTGGAAGCAATTCACGAGAGTTGCCACGATTACAAGCACATGAGCAAAAGCGAAAGCTGA
- a CDS encoding Tudor-knot domain-containing protein — MKNKLLFGAIFMATWVGALIPSAFAASPCSVGQKAEVLWKGTWYPATVLDVDDSKCYITYEGYDSSWDEWVGTSRFRASFEVGDAVRILWKGKWYQGRILDVSENLYKITYDGYDSSWDEWVEPSRVSR, encoded by the coding sequence ATGAAAAACAAACTATTGTTTGGTGCCATCTTTATGGCTACTTGGGTAGGAGCATTAATCCCCAGTGCTTTTGCTGCTTCACCCTGTTCTGTGGGACAAAAAGCAGAGGTTCTTTGGAAAGGTACATGGTATCCAGCAACAGTATTAGATGTTGATGATAGCAAGTGTTATATTACCTACGAAGGTTATGATAGTTCTTGGGATGAGTGGGTTGGAACTTCACGTTTTCGGGCATCGTTTGAAGTTGGTGATGCAGTGAGAATTCTCTGGAAAGGGAAATGGTATCAAGGGCGAATTTTAGATGTTAGTGAGAATCTTTATAAAATTACTTACGATGGTTATGATAGCTCTTGGGATGAGTGGGTTGAACCTTCCAGGGTAAGTAGATAG
- a CDS encoding lysylphosphatidylglycerol synthase domain-containing protein produces the protein MLKKLRLNFSSFFGLLLLALSLWAIAHELHEYNYRDILNSLAAIPKSRLSWAIWLTALGYLVMIGYDILGFNYINRSLSWNKIAFTNFISSTFSNTIGFALLTGSAIRYRFYANWGVSAVAIAQVIAFANFTFWLGMFATAGLIFITNPLTIPPQLHLPFTTVRPIGVIFLLLIAIYVLGSILIKQPLIIRQQEFRFPSLPISLAQITISSLDWILAAAVLFAILPNNTPLSYLDFLGIYLLAMFAGVVSNVPGGLGVFETVVLLFLSSKISAAAVLGSLLAYRGIYYFLPLLIAAALLGIYEIKFRAGNLKNSKN, from the coding sequence ATGCTTAAAAAGCTGCGACTTAATTTCAGTTCTTTTTTTGGCTTGTTGCTGCTGGCGCTTTCTTTGTGGGCGATCGCTCACGAATTGCATGAGTATAATTATCGTGATATCCTCAACTCTCTAGCAGCAATTCCCAAAAGTCGCTTAAGCTGGGCAATTTGGCTGACAGCTTTGGGATATTTAGTGATGATTGGCTATGATATTTTGGGTTTTAACTACATTAATCGTTCCCTAAGCTGGAACAAGATAGCTTTCACTAACTTTATTAGCTCTACATTTAGCAATACGATAGGTTTTGCCTTGCTGACTGGGAGTGCTATCCGTTATCGATTTTATGCTAATTGGGGAGTGTCAGCAGTGGCGATCGCTCAAGTTATTGCTTTTGCTAATTTCACCTTTTGGCTAGGAATGTTCGCCACTGCTGGATTAATATTTATTACCAACCCTTTGACAATTCCCCCACAATTACATTTGCCTTTTACAACAGTACGTCCCATCGGTGTAATTTTTCTGTTGTTGATTGCTATATATGTGTTGGGAAGTATTTTAATTAAACAGCCATTAATTATTCGTCAGCAAGAATTTCGCTTTCCTTCCTTACCAATATCCTTAGCTCAAATTACCATTTCTAGCCTTGATTGGATTCTGGCTGCTGCGGTTCTTTTTGCGATACTTCCTAATAATACACCTTTGTCTTATCTCGACTTTTTAGGAATTTATTTACTAGCGATGTTTGCAGGTGTAGTTAGTAATGTTCCTGGCGGTTTGGGTGTCTTTGAAACTGTGGTGTTGCTGTTTCTCTCATCAAAAATTTCGGCGGCGGCAGTTTTGGGTTCACTGTTAGCTTATCGCGGGATATACTACTTTTTACCTTTGTTGATTGCAGCAGCTTTGCTGGGAATTTATGAAATTAAATTTAGAGCCGGGAATCTGAAAAACTCTAAAAATTAA